In Herbaspirillum sp. WKF16, one genomic interval encodes:
- a CDS encoding NADH:flavin oxidoreductase, translated as MSVSDLFKPLSLMHGPAMRNRFMMAPLTNQQSGVDGIASEFDQDWIEQLAQGGYALIQTCATTVEAGGIAFARQLGIHHDDHLPGLSGMASAIRAGGGLSAVQLHHAGHRANPRLGGIPAPASGSTLPGIRALTTEQVERIRDSFIAAARRAELAGFDGVAVHGAFGWILSEFMSPYLNERTDKYGGSIENRSRLTIEVIEGIRRACGPDFQIGWRLSVERYGLRLEELREVTAEIMTRELIDYLDLALWDSAQVVAEGVFRGKSMLSVFTSLDRRGVRLGAAGKIMSAQRATQLLDEGCDFVLIGRAGILQRDFPLQVLANPRYDSPALPVTADYLRRGGLSERFITHMRGWPAFVHPDSV; from the coding sequence ATGTCTGTTTCCGACCTTTTCAAGCCGCTATCGCTGATGCACGGCCCGGCGATGAGAAACCGCTTCATGATGGCCCCGTTGACCAACCAGCAGAGCGGCGTCGACGGTATCGCTTCCGAGTTCGACCAAGACTGGATCGAACAGCTGGCGCAAGGCGGCTACGCGCTGATCCAGACCTGCGCCACGACGGTCGAGGCCGGCGGCATTGCGTTCGCGCGCCAGCTCGGCATTCATCACGACGATCATTTGCCAGGCCTGTCCGGGATGGCGAGCGCGATCCGCGCCGGCGGCGGCCTCTCCGCGGTGCAGTTGCATCATGCCGGGCATCGTGCCAATCCCCGCCTGGGCGGGATTCCTGCGCCAGCGTCGGGTTCGACCTTGCCGGGCATACGGGCGCTGACGACGGAGCAGGTGGAGCGCATCCGCGACAGTTTCATCGCTGCTGCCAGGCGCGCCGAACTGGCCGGTTTCGACGGTGTGGCGGTACACGGCGCCTTTGGCTGGATCTTGTCCGAGTTCATGTCGCCCTACCTGAATGAACGGACCGACAAGTACGGCGGTAGCATCGAAAACCGGTCGCGCCTGACTATTGAGGTGATCGAAGGCATACGTCGCGCGTGCGGCCCTGACTTCCAGATCGGCTGGCGGCTGTCGGTGGAGCGTTACGGGCTACGTCTGGAGGAGTTGCGTGAGGTCACTGCGGAGATCATGACGCGCGAGCTGATCGACTATCTCGATCTGGCGCTCTGGGATTCGGCGCAGGTGGTGGCGGAGGGAGTGTTCAGGGGGAAAAGTATGCTGAGCGTCTTTACCAGCCTTGACCGCCGTGGCGTACGCCTCGGGGCAGCGGGCAAGATCATGAGTGCGCAACGCGCTACGCAGTTGCTGGACGAAGGTTGCGATTTTGTGCTGATAGGAAGGGCCGGCATTCTGCAGCGAGACTTCCCGCTGCAGGTGCTGGCCAATCCGCGGTACGACAGTCCGGCGCTGCCGGTTACGGCCGATTATCTTCGCCGCGGCGGACTGAGCGAGCGCTTCATCACGCATATGCGCGGCTGGCCGGCCTTCGTGCATCCAGACAGCGTGTGA
- a CDS encoding OsmC family protein, translated as MSKPYADIGAIRATQEAVGKQPALGNVTFNVQGKSSGGLAFVGITGPLVQNGKADDSRRGKFTLISDEPASLLGGDTGVSPAEYLLQGLAGCYTVTLASMAAHKGIELDTIELSLDFDIDLNGFLGLNQQVRKGAQGISVDVKLESGSATRAQLEELVRELPLNSPIHDTLANPVNVKTRLA; from the coding sequence ATGAGCAAGCCATATGCCGATATCGGCGCCATCCGCGCCACGCAGGAGGCTGTAGGCAAACAACCCGCGCTGGGCAATGTCACCTTCAATGTCCAGGGCAAGTCCAGCGGCGGCCTGGCGTTTGTCGGCATCACCGGCCCGCTGGTGCAGAACGGCAAGGCCGACGACAGCCGTCGCGGCAAGTTCACACTGATCAGCGACGAACCGGCCTCGCTGCTGGGCGGCGACACCGGCGTCAGCCCAGCCGAATACCTGCTGCAAGGACTGGCCGGCTGCTACACCGTGACCCTGGCCTCGATGGCCGCCCACAAAGGAATCGAACTCGACACCATCGAGCTGAGCCTCGACTTCGACATCGACCTGAACGGCTTCCTCGGCCTGAACCAGCAGGTACGCAAGGGCGCGCAAGGCATCAGCGTCGATGTCAAGCTGGAAAGCGGCAGCGCCACCCGCGCCCAGTTGGAAGAACTGGTGCGCGAGTTGCCCCTGAATTCACCGATCCATGACACGCTGGCCAATCCGGTGAACGTCAAGACACGCCTGGCCTGA
- the yghU gene encoding glutathione-dependent disulfide-bond oxidoreductase translates to MSTDIPSLPTGYTPAKVWSPKAEYAGTFGSINRPVSGARFQRELPVGKHPLQLYSQGTPNGQKITIMLEELLAAGHAGAEYDAWLIDIFKGDQFGSGFVDINPNAKIPALVDRNIDPALPLFESGSILVYLAERFGAFLPTEPRARAKTFNWLMWQVGSAPFVGGGLGHFYAYAPVKIEYAIDRYAMETKRQLHVLDTHLAVHEFLAGDQYTIADMAVWPWYPGSLYGVYGTHEFLAVDEYKNLLRWYRTIAERPAVARGRVVNRASGAPGEFLPERHDADDFDSLITPK, encoded by the coding sequence GTGAGCACTGACATTCCCAGCCTGCCCACAGGCTACACGCCAGCCAAAGTTTGGAGCCCGAAAGCCGAATACGCTGGCACCTTTGGCAGTATCAACCGCCCGGTATCGGGCGCCCGTTTCCAGCGCGAACTTCCGGTGGGAAAGCACCCTTTGCAGTTGTACTCGCAAGGGACACCCAATGGCCAGAAGATCACCATCATGCTGGAGGAGTTGCTGGCGGCAGGTCATGCCGGGGCCGAATACGATGCCTGGCTGATTGACATCTTTAAGGGCGACCAATTCGGCAGCGGCTTTGTCGACATCAATCCCAACGCAAAGATTCCCGCGCTGGTGGACCGCAACATCGATCCGGCTCTGCCGCTGTTCGAGAGCGGCTCAATCCTGGTCTACCTGGCGGAACGCTTCGGAGCCTTCCTGCCGACGGAGCCGAGAGCGCGCGCAAAGACCTTCAACTGGCTGATGTGGCAGGTGGGCTCGGCGCCCTTCGTCGGCGGCGGCCTGGGTCACTTCTACGCCTACGCACCGGTCAAGATCGAATACGCGATCGACCGCTATGCAATGGAAACCAAGCGCCAGTTGCACGTACTCGATACCCACCTGGCCGTGCACGAATTCCTGGCCGGCGACCAGTACACCATCGCCGACATGGCGGTCTGGCCCTGGTATCCGGGCAGCCTCTACGGCGTCTATGGCACCCATGAATTCCTCGCCGTCGATGAATACAAGAATCTGCTGCGCTGGTACCGGACTATCGCTGAACGCCCTGCGGTGGCGCGCGGACGCGTCGTCAACCGGGCTTCCGGTGCGCCGGGGGAATTCCTGCCCGAACGCCATGACGCCGACGATTTTGACTCTCTCATCACTCCCAAATAG
- the gstA gene encoding glutathione transferase GstA, protein MKLYFSPGSCGLATQITLREAGLDFDLIKVDFRTKTTIEGDYYQVTPKGFIPALKLDDGDILTEGAVILQWIADHYPESGMLPPAGCRERYTAMEWLNYIATDLHRGMAVMFSPFINKESKALFAEGNLLTRFEYINEHLSDREFVLGEKFSSVDAYLFNVLSWPGRVGIDISGYAAIQRFMGRIGQIPSVRAALEAESLAAG, encoded by the coding sequence ATGAAACTGTATTTCTCGCCCGGCTCCTGCGGCCTCGCTACCCAGATCACATTGCGCGAGGCGGGCCTGGACTTCGATCTGATTAAGGTCGACTTCCGCACCAAGACCACGATCGAGGGCGACTACTACCAGGTCACGCCCAAGGGCTTCATTCCCGCCCTGAAGCTGGACGACGGCGACATCCTGACCGAAGGCGCGGTGATCTTGCAGTGGATCGCCGACCATTACCCCGAAAGCGGCATGCTGCCGCCGGCCGGTTGCCGTGAACGCTACACCGCCATGGAGTGGCTCAACTACATCGCTACCGACCTGCACCGCGGCATGGCCGTGATGTTCTCGCCCTTCATCAACAAAGAGTCGAAGGCCCTTTTCGCCGAGGGCAACCTGCTCACCCGGTTCGAGTACATCAATGAGCATCTGTCGGACCGGGAGTTTGTGCTGGGTGAGAAATTCTCGTCAGTGGATGCTTACCTGTTCAACGTGCTGTCCTGGCCAGGACGTGTCGGCATCGACATCTCCGGATACGCTGCCATTCAACGCTTCATGGGCCGGATCGGGCAGATCCCCAGCGTCCGCGCCGCCCTGGAGGCGGAGAGCCTCGCCGCCGGTTGA